A single genomic interval of Sceloporus undulatus isolate JIND9_A2432 ecotype Alabama chromosome 2, SceUnd_v1.1, whole genome shotgun sequence harbors:
- the CDR2L gene encoding cerebellar degeneration-related protein 2-like, with product MLSADRMEEFQSEEEEPWYDQQDLEQDLHLAAELGKTLLERNKELEDSLQQMYATNEEQVQEIEYLTKQLEMLRHMNEQHAKVYEQLDMTARDLELTNQKLVLESKASQQKIQCLTETIEGLQNQVDELQKQVEELQSLDQLRVRREKRERRRTIHTFPCLKELCSSPRYEDAFQIHSSSMEFNQMPLERENERLQAMVNSLRSQVNQEKQRKERVEREYTSVIQEYSDLEQRVCEMESCKLRIKELESELLELQQMKQVKKYLLSREDNLSEALLEPLNNAPEADYIDLSEEEGGKNHNASMAASPNHPVRKSCSDTALNAIVAKDAVSRHEGNYTLHANNVRKRGMSILREVDEQYHALLEKYEELLSKCRQHKDSVRHAGVQTSRPISRDSSFRDFRGEGYELDELKTMEKSLSKHVEAVDKRLEQSQPEYKALFKEIFSRIQKTKADINATKVKKKTSK from the exons ATGCTGAGCGCCGACAGGATGGAAGAGTTTCAGAGCGAGGAAGAAGAACCCTGGTATGACCAGCAGGACCTGGAGCAAG atTTGCACTTAGCAGCCGAACTGGGAAAGACATTGCTAGAACGCAACAAAGAACTGGAGGATTCTCTGCAGCAAATGTATGCAACCAATGAAGAGCAAGTGCAAGAGATAGAG tATTTGACAAAACAGCTGGAAATGTTACGGCATATGAATGAACAGCATGCTAAAGTCTACGAGCAGTTGGATATGACAGCCCGGGACCTTGAACTGACTAATCAGAAGCTCGTGTTAGAGAGTAAAGCATCTCAGCAGAAGATACAATG CCTGACAGAAACCATTGAGGGACTTCAGAACCAAGTAGATGAGCTACAGAAGCAGGTGGAAGAATTGCAGAGCCTTGATCAGCTGCGTGTccgaagagagaagagagagaggcgCCGAACCATCCATACTTTCCCTTGTCTCAAGGAGTTGTGCTCAAGTCCCAG ATATGAAGATGCATTCCAGATTCACAGCTCTTCAATGGAGTTTAATCAGATGCCCTTGGAACGTGAGAATGAGAGATTACAAGCAATGGTGAATTCTCTCAGGTCCCAGGTCAATCAGGAGAAACAGCGGAAGGAGCGGGTGGAGAGAGAGTACACATCCGTCATCCAGGAGTACTCAGACCTTGAGCAGCGAGTATGTGAGATGGAAAGCTGCAAACTGCGCATTAAAGAACTGGAATCAGAGTTATTAGAACTCCAGCAGATGAAACAAGTCAAGAAGTATCTCCTCAGCAGAGAGGACAACCTGTCAGAAGCACTTCTGGAACCATTAAACAATGCCCCAGAAGCTGACTACATTGACCTATCTGAGGAAGAAGGAGGTAAAAACCATAATGCATCCATGGCAGCCTCCCCAAACCATCCTGTACGGAAAAGCTGTAGTGACACTGCCCTAAATGCCATTGTGGCCAAGGATGCTGTAAGCCGCCATGAAGGCAACTACACACTCCATGCCAATAATGTACGGAAGAGGGGAATGTCAATTCTTAGGGAGGTGGATGAACAATACCATGCTCTTTTAGAGAAGTACGAGGAACTCCTCAGCAAGTGCCGACAGCACAAGGACAGTGTGCGCCATGCTGGTGTCCAAACCTCTCGTCCCATCTCTCGGGATAGCTCCTTTAGAGACTTCCGGGGAGAGGGCTATGAGCTAGATGAGCTCAAGACAATGGAGAAGAGCCTTAGCAAACATGTGGAGGCTGTGGACAAGAGATTAGAGCAGAGTCAGCCAGAGTACAAGGCCCTCTTTAAAGAGATCTTCTCCCGTATCCAAAAGACAAAAGCAGACATCAATGCCACCAAGGTGAAaaagaagacaagcaaatga